A genome region from Hevea brasiliensis isolate MT/VB/25A 57/8 chromosome 7, ASM3005281v1, whole genome shotgun sequence includes the following:
- the LOC110638183 gene encoding DNA polymerase II subunit B3-1, which yields MAEEENTEGAIRPQFPTGRVKRIVKLDKDINKINSDALLLVSRSTELFLKFLAEKSAEVAIEKKRKIVKLDHIRVAVKRHQPTGDFLLDSLPVPTQLSGKPPAEKTRPAPVTDKPLPPGTRRIDYFFAKSANEAPVQINES from the coding sequence GGAAGAGAACACAGAAGGGGCGATCCGGCCCCAATTTCCAACTGGAAGGGTCAAGAGAATCGTGAAACTGGACAAAGACATCAACAAAATCAACTCAGACGCTTTATTACTGGTTTCCCGATCCACCGAGCTATTTCTAAAATTCCTCGCAGAGAAGTCGGCAGAAGTTGCAATCGAAAAGAAGCGAAAGATCGTGAAACTTGATCACATCCGAGTTGCCGTTAAGAGGCATCAGCCAACCGGTGATTTTCTTCTTGACTCGCTTCCCGTGCCAACTCAGTTATCCGGTAAACCACCAGCTGAGAAGACTCGTCCTGCTCCTGTGACCGATAAACCTCTCCCTCCTGGCACTCGCCGGATTGACTATTTCTTCGCTAAGTCGGCAAATGAAGCTCCGGTTCAGATAAATGAAAGCTAG